The proteins below come from a single Impatiens glandulifera unplaced genomic scaffold, dImpGla2.1, whole genome shotgun sequence genomic window:
- the LOC124917508 gene encoding beta-glucuronosyltransferase GlcAT14B-like, translating to MGMRKAVNGHSARIFSDRKWILPFFASILISITLFTAVLHGLYSSSYYIGDDQLHYDLINPDSGFHESSSSGYFVESDIWKSFNSSSSSASKDVAPRFAYLISGTKGDSQRMMRTLQAVYHPRNQYVLHMDLEAPARERLNLTMLVKNDPTFREVENVRVMAQSNLVTYKGPTMVACTLQAIAILLKESSDWDWFINLSASDYPLVTQDDLLYVFSNLSRNLNFIEHEYIRGWKLTQRAKPIMVDPGLYLSKKSNLALTTQRRSLPTSFKLFTGSAWVMLTRSFVEYCILGWDNLPRTILMYYANFISSPEGYFHTVICNNEEFKKTAISHDLHYIAWDNPPKQHPLSLTMKEFDKMVNSSAPFARKFPKNDPVLDKIDKELLGRKDRFSNGAWCIGNGEGGLDPCSERGDDSVFSPGLGAERLQKLMNQLLSDDFNKLQCQTPT from the exons ATGGGCATGAGGAAAGCTGTTAATGGTCATTCCGCAAGGATATTCAGTGATAGGAAATGGATTCTTCCATTTTTCGCCAGTATTCTCATTTCAATTACTCTGTTTACTGCTGTTCTTCATGGGTTATATTCGTCTTCTTATTATATTGGGGATGATCAACTTCACTATGATCTCATTAATCCAGATTCAGGATTCCATGAATCTAGCTCTAGTGGGTACTTTGTGGAATCAGATATTTGGAAATCTTTtaactcttcttcttcttctgcttcGAAAGATGTTGCTCCTAGATTTGCTTATCTGATATCAGGGACAAAAGGTGATAGTCAGAGAATGATGAGAACTTTGCAGGCTGTTTATCATCCGAGAAATCAATATgttcttcacatggatcttgAAGCTCCAGCTCGTGAAAGATTGAATCTGACTATGTTGGTGAAGAATGATCCTACTTTTCGTGAGGTTGAGAATGTTAGAGTTATGGCACAGTCTAATTTGGTGACTTATAAAGGTCCAACAATGGTTGCTTGTACTTTGCAAGCAATTGCAATTTTGTTGAAGGAGAGTTCGGATTGGGATTGGTTCATAAACCTTAGTGCTTCAGATTATCCTCTTGTTACTCAAGATG ATCTTCTTTATGTTTTCTCCAACTTATCCAGAAACCTGAATTTCATAGAACATGAATATATCCGCGGATGGAAATT GACACAACGAGCTAAACCGATCATGGTTGACCCGGGTCTATATTTATCGAAAAAATCTAACCTTGCACTAACTACTCAACGTCGTTCTCTACCCACTTCCTTCAAGTTATTTACGG GTTCGGCTTGGGTGATGCTAACTCGATCGTTTGTCGAATACTGTATTTTGGGATGGGACAATCTTCCGAGAACAATCCTAATGTATTACGCAAACTTCATTTCCTCTCCCGAGGGTTATTTTCACACGGTTATCTGCAATAATGAAGAATTCAAGAAAACCGCGATCAGCCACGATCTACACTACATTGCTTGGGACAATCCTCCAAAACAACATCCACTTTCTTTAACCATGAAAGAGTTTGATAAAATGGTGAACAGCAGTGCCCCATTTGCTCGTAAGTTTCCTAAGAATGATCCTGTTCTCGATAAGATTGATAAAGAGCTTTTAGGTCGTAAGGATAGGTTTTCAAATGGAGCTTGGTGTATTGGAAATGGAGAAGGTGGATTGGATCCTTGTTCCGAAAGAGGCGATGATTCTGTGTTTAGTCCTGGACTGGGCGCGGAAAGATTACAAAAGTTGATGAATCAGTTGTTATCTGatgattttaataaattgcagtGCCAGACTCCAACGTAA